The following are encoded together in the Corynebacterium jeikeium genome:
- a CDS encoding sortase: MSFTRPFTNRRRVLAAVVALLVVIALVIWAVLGFSGEDAPSASNTTNSSEGSPSSDTSGSAKPSEKKLKKDSKREDEDDPSVVPGPVEGTGSFSMDGPAPVQGATYASMPYALPLNPAGPQNTMVRWVDGWGVSPKDAEKGTMYVLGHAWGAAPLVFNPLSEAVTADVNLNAPPKNVNGTDGKPVKRYTSDVLNGARIKMRDGANHQKTWKVTRSWLVDKNEAIVDPDIMNDKRPGRIVLIACSVSGNNDLGYNVIVEGELV; the protein is encoded by the coding sequence ATGAGCTTTACCCGCCCCTTCACTAATCGCCGCCGCGTTCTGGCCGCCGTTGTGGCCCTGCTGGTAGTTATCGCGCTGGTGATCTGGGCCGTTCTGGGTTTTTCTGGTGAGGACGCCCCCTCGGCCTCCAATACCACCAACTCCAGCGAGGGCTCGCCCAGCTCCGATACCTCGGGCTCCGCGAAGCCCAGCGAGAAGAAGCTGAAGAAGGACAGCAAGCGGGAGGACGAGGATGACCCCTCGGTGGTTCCGGGGCCGGTCGAGGGAACCGGGTCTTTCAGCATGGATGGCCCCGCGCCGGTGCAGGGTGCGACGTACGCCTCGATGCCCTACGCCCTGCCGCTGAACCCGGCGGGGCCGCAAAACACCATGGTGCGCTGGGTCGACGGCTGGGGCGTTTCGCCGAAGGATGCGGAGAAGGGCACGATGTACGTCCTGGGGCATGCGTGGGGTGCGGCTCCGCTGGTGTTCAACCCCTTGAGTGAAGCGGTGACTGCGGATGTGAACCTGAATGCCCCGCCAAAAAACGTGAACGGCACGGATGGCAAGCCGGTGAAGCGCTACACCTCTGACGTCTTGAACGGCGCGCGCATCAAGATGCGCGACGGCGCGAACCACCAGAAGACCTGGAAGGTCACCCGCAGCTGGCTGGTGGATAAGAACGAGGCCATCGTGGACCCGGACATTATGAATGACAAGCGTCCGGGACGGATCGTGTTGATCGCCTGCTCGGTCTCCGGAAATAACGACCTCGGCTACAACGTGATCGTCGAGGGCGAGCTAGTCTAG
- a CDS encoding MFS transporter → MTAKDKDKLSARALIVWGAGVLCYTLAVTGRTSFGVASVDAIDRFHINAAQLAVFTSLQLAVYAFAQIPVGLLVDRFGPRKLMVAGAFVMALGQVTLAFTTSYPVAIFARMLIGAGDATAFLSVMRLIPAWIPLRHAPLLGQLTGAVGQFGQFLSAVPFLSLLHATSWQTGFVSLGAVGALLALAAGVLVKDSPEPEAELESAAHGKPAGSTGPTEPAERLGVKKILTNVLTNRVCWHGFFVHWTGLGALVVFTLLWGLPIMTLGLGLPADQAGLALSLGTLASVAVGPIVGLLSARFYNRRMQIVMVFSITGWLGWLWFFTSAPTGVLWAACLMNIVMGFTGPVANLGFDSVREKVDRRFVATGTGLANMGGWIAGMIGAQAVGVLLNLRAPDGNYDWADFGMAWIAVATVWACGFCGMWLTRDRNVRRYS, encoded by the coding sequence GTGACTGCTAAGGATAAAGACAAACTCAGCGCTCGCGCGCTCATCGTGTGGGGAGCCGGGGTGCTGTGCTACACCCTGGCGGTTACGGGACGCACCTCCTTCGGAGTGGCCAGTGTGGATGCGATCGATCGCTTCCACATTAACGCCGCTCAGTTGGCGGTATTCACCTCGCTGCAGCTGGCGGTGTACGCCTTTGCGCAGATTCCAGTGGGCCTGCTGGTGGACCGCTTCGGGCCGCGCAAGCTGATGGTCGCCGGTGCTTTCGTCATGGCGTTGGGGCAGGTCACGTTGGCTTTCACCACGAGTTATCCGGTGGCCATTTTCGCCCGCATGCTGATCGGCGCGGGCGATGCGACGGCCTTCCTGTCCGTGATGCGCCTGATCCCCGCGTGGATTCCGCTGCGCCACGCGCCGCTGCTGGGGCAGCTTACGGGCGCGGTGGGGCAGTTTGGCCAGTTCCTATCCGCCGTGCCATTCCTGAGTTTGTTGCACGCGACCAGCTGGCAGACCGGCTTCGTGAGCCTCGGCGCGGTCGGCGCGCTATTGGCACTGGCTGCGGGCGTGCTGGTGAAGGACTCGCCGGAGCCTGAGGCAGAGCTGGAGTCGGCGGCGCACGGCAAGCCCGCCGGGTCTACTGGGCCTACTGAGCCTGCCGAGCGCCTGGGCGTCAAGAAGATCCTGACCAATGTGTTGACCAACCGCGTTTGCTGGCACGGCTTCTTCGTCCACTGGACGGGCCTGGGCGCGCTGGTGGTGTTCACCCTGCTGTGGGGTCTGCCGATCATGACCCTCGGACTCGGCCTGCCCGCCGACCAGGCCGGGCTGGCGCTCTCGCTGGGCACGCTGGCCTCCGTGGCGGTCGGCCCGATCGTGGGCCTGCTGTCCGCGCGCTTCTACAACCGCCGCATGCAGATTGTGATGGTCTTCTCCATCACCGGCTGGCTGGGCTGGCTGTGGTTCTTCACCTCCGCACCGACGGGAGTGCTGTGGGCCGCGTGCCTGATGAACATCGTCATGGGCTTCACCGGTCCGGTCGCGAACTTGGGCTTCGACTCCGTGCGCGAGAAGGTGGACCGCCGCTTCGTCGCCACCGGCACAGGCCTGGCGAATATGGGTGGCTGGATCGCGGGAATGATCGGAGCCCAGGCCGTCGGCGTGCTGCTGAACCTGCGCGCCCCGGACGGCAACTACGACTGGGCGGACTTCGGCATGGCCTGGATCGCGGTGGCTACCGTATGGGCCTGCGGTTTCTGCGGAATGTGGCTCACGCGCGATCGCAACGTGCGCCGTTACTCTTAA